The Halomonas sp. THAF5a genome segment GGTCGACCATCTCCTGCTGGGAGACGATCGCCTTGTTGGGGCGGTGGCCGCAGCGCTTCTGCGCCACCTGGTCCTCGAGGTGCACGGCGGCCACGCCGGCACGCTGCATCTCCTTGACGGTGCGGGCGATGTTGAAGGCGCCGCCCCAGCCGGTGTCGATGTCCACCAGCAGCGGCAGGTCGGTGGCGCCGCAGATGCGATGGGCGTCCTCGACCACGTCGTTCATGGTCGTCATGCCGAGATCCGGCAGGCCATAGGAGGCGTTGGCGACGCCACCGCCGGAGAGGTAGATCGCCTGGTGGCCGACCCGCTGTGCCATCATGGCGGTATAGGCGTTGATGGTGCCGACGATCGGCAGCGGACGGTTGGCCTCGAGGGCGGCGCGGAAGCGGGCGCCGGGCGTCATTTGGGTCATGGAGGGTCTCCGGTTAGTGGGTCGAGCGCCTCATCGGGAGGCGTCGCTCTCCTGCGGTTCGAGGGTCGCCGCATAGCGCTCGACCACGTTGGCTCGCGAGGCGCTGACGTGGCGGCGCATCAACAGCTCCGCCAGTTCGGCGTCGCCCGCCTCGATGGCGTCGACGATGCGGTGGTGTTCGACGAAGGCGCGCTGCGGGCGCGTACCGCTGGCGCTGAACTGGGTACGATAGAGCCGCACCAGGTAGTAGAGGTCGTCGCAGAGCAGCCCCATCAGCATCCTGTTGTGGCTGCCGAGCACGATCTGGTAGTGGAAATCCAGGTCGCCCTCGCGCTGGTAATAGGCCTCGCCGCGACGCAGGTCGGCCTGGCGCTCGTGTACCGAGAGCACCTCGCGCAGCCCGGCGACCTCCTCGGGGGTCATGTGCTCCGCGGCCAGGCGCGCGGCCATGCTCTCCAGGGCCTCGCGCAGGTCGAACAGCTCGAGCAGCTCCTTCATGGAGAGCTGGACCACCCGGGCCCCCACGTGGGGCACCCGCTGGATCAGACGATGCGACTCCAGGCGACGCATCGCCTCACGCAGTGGCCCGCGCGAGATACCGTAGGCGCGCGAGAGACCGGGCTCGGTGATCTTGCTGCCGGGCGCCAGCTCCCCCCGGACGATGGCGTCCTGCAGCTGGTTGAAGACCCGCTCCGCCAGGGTGCGGACTTCGGGGTTGGCGGCCTGTTCCGTTGCGGCTGAGGTCATGGCAATTGTCGACAATTAAAGGATGGAAGAACTTTAGCCACTGCCTTACGCCCGGTCAACCGGCCGTTTGGCAGAATGCCTTCACCTTTGGTTGTAGACAACATGATCCAGAGCGGCGCGCGTGTCGACAATGCACGATCACCGGAAGGGACAAGTCGCCCCGCGATGCCTAGAATGTACGCCCTGCCTGGGGAAGACGCCTGATGACACCACCGCTCGAGATCACTCCGCTGCCCTACCACGAGGACCCGCTCGGCTATTTCGCGGTGCTGCGCGACAGGCCCGGCGCCGTGCTGCTCGACAGCGGCCGGCCGACGGCACCCGGCGGGCGCTACGACATCCTGAGCTGCGATCCGCTGGCCCGGCTCGAGGTCGACGGCGACGGGCGCATCCACGGCGACCCGGCACTGGCCGACCTCTCCCCCTTCGCCGCCCAGCAGGCGCTGCTCGACCGCCTGCCCGCAGAGACACCGGAGAGCGACCTGCCGTTTCTCGGCGGGCTGATCGGTTACTGGAGCTACGACCTGGGGCAGCGCCTCGAGCCGGTGGCGGGACGGGCGCGCTCGGCCGTCGCCCTGCCGGCCAGCCGGGTCGGCCTCTACGACTGGGCGCTGATCCAGGACCACGAGCGCCGGGAGAGCTGGCTGGTAGCCGACGCCGCGCGCCGCGAGCGGGTGCTCGCGTGGCTGTCGGGCGCGGCGCGCCCGGCCGGGGGCTTCCGGCTCACCGGCCCCTTCGCCGCCGAGCTCAGCCGCGAGGCGTACCTGGCGCGCTTCCGCACCGTGCAGGCCTACATCCGCGCCGGCGACTGCTACCAGATCAACCTCGCCCAGCGCTTCAACGCCCCCTACGAAGGCGATCTCTGGGCCGCCTATCGGCGCCTGCGCGAGGCCACTCCCACGCCCTACGCCGGTTACCAGGCCTGGGCCGGCCCCGAGGGCGAGCAGGCGATCCTCTCGCTCTCCCCGGAGCGCTTCATCGAGTGTCGCGACGGGCGCGTCGAGACCCGGCCGATCAAGGGCACCCGGCCGCGCGGCGCCACCCCCGACGAGGACCGACGGCTGGCCGCCGAGCTCGAGGCGAGCCTCAAGGACCGCGCCGAGAACGTGATGATCACCGACCTGCTGCGCAACGACCTGGGGCGGGTCTGCCGCCCCGGGAGCGTGCGGGTGCCGACCCTCTGCGGCCTGGAGAGCTACGCCAACGTCCACCACCTGGTCAGCGTGATCACCGGCGAGCTGGCGGCCGACCGGCGCCCCATGGACCTGCTGGCGGCGGCCTTCCCGGGCGGCTCCATCACCGGGGCGCCCAAGGTGCGCGCCATGCAGATCATCGACGAGCTGGAGCCCAGCCGACGCAGCGCCTACTGCGGCAGCCTCGGCTACGTCGACGTGCGCGGACGGATGGACACCTCCATCGCCATCCGCAGCGTGGTGGCCGAGGCGGGCCGCCTCCACCTCTGGGGCGGCGGCGGCCTGGTCGCCGACTCCGAGGGCGACGCCGAGTATGCCGAGACCCTGGACAAGATCCGCCACCTGATGCGGGCCCTGGCGACGCCGAGCGACGAGGAAAAATGGAATAAGGAAGCGGTCTCAATAGTCAATCGAGATATAGATATCCAATGATTCGGTATTGGGGAGAGGCGCCACAGCTCTGCTAGGGTAGCGGCAATATCGCAAGCAGAGACCCGCCATGACCGCCTTCGACCCCAACCGCTTCGTCCTCGAGCACGACCAGGAGACGCCCAAGGAGATCCTTCGCGCCGCCTACCGGGCCTTCGGCGAGCTGACGATCTCCTTCTCCGGCGCCGAGGACGTGGTGCTGATCGACCTGGCCCTGAAGGTCGCGCCGAAGGAGGACGTCAGGGTCTTCTCGCTGGACACCGGACGGCTGCACCCCGAGACCTACGCCTTCATCGAGCGGGTCCGCGATCACTACGCCATCGACATCGACGTGCGCCTGCCCGACACCGAGGCCGTTCAGGCCCTGGTCGGCGAGAAGGGACTCTTCAGCTTCTACCGCGACGGCCACCAGGAGTGCTGCGGCATCCGCAAGGTGGCGCCCCTGCGTCGCCGCCTGGCCGGCCTGCCGGTGTGGGTCTCCGGCCAGCGCCGCGACCAGAGCCCCGGTACCCGCTCCAGCCTGCAGATCGCCGAGCGCGACAGCGCCTTCGGCAGCGAGCAGACCCCGCTCTTCAAGATCAACCCGCTCGCCCGCTGGACCAGCGAGGACGTCTGGACCTACATCCGCCTGTTCGACGTGCCCTACAACGCCCTGCACGAGCGCGGCTACGTCAGCATCGGCTGCGAGCCCTGCACGCGCCCCACCCTGCCGGGCCAGCACGAGCGCGAGGGCCGCTGGTGGTGGGAGGATCAGGGCGGCAAGGAGTGTGGACTGCACGCCGTGAACCTGGCGCCGCCGGCCTCGTCGAGCGCCTGAGCCACCCCGCCACGACACCACGAAGGGCGCCCCGCGGGGCGCCCTTTCGCCGTGGCTCGCCGGAGGCGAGCGTGCCTGGTGGGCCTCAGCGGATCGGCAGCTCGATGTCCTCGAACAGCGACTGCTCGTGGCGGGGCCCGGCGGCCAGCGCCGCGTCCACCAGGTCGCGGTCGAGATGACTGGCGAAGCCCTCGAGGAAGTCATACATGTAGCCGCGCATGAAGGTACCGCGGCGAATGCCGATCTTGGTGGTGGAGCTCTCGAACAGGTGGTTCGCCTCCAGCGCCACCAGGTCGGTGTCCTGATCGGCATCCACCGCCATGTGCGCGACGATCCCCACCCCCATGCCGAGGCGCACGTAGGTCTTGATCACATCGGCGTCGGCGGCGGTGAGCACCACGTTGGGCGACAGGCCGCGCGCCCGGAAGGCGTCGTCGAGCTGGGAGCGACCGGTGAAGCCGAACACGTAGGTGACCAGCGGATAGTCGGCCAGCGCCTCGAGGGTGAGGGTCTCGAGTTCGGCCAGCGGATGACCCGCGGGCACCAGCACGCAGCGGTTCCAGCGGTAGCAGGGCAGCAAGACCAGGTCATTGAAGAGGTCGAGGGACTCGGTGGCGATGGCGAAGTCGGCCTGGCCGTCGCTGACCATCTGGGCGATCTGCTTGGGCGTGCCCTGCTGCATGTGCAGCGCCACGTCGGGGTACTTCTGGGTGAAGTCGCGGATCACCGGCGGCAGCGCATAGCGCGCCTGGGTGTGGGTGGTGGCGATGGAGAGGCTGCCGCGGCGCTCGTCGCTGTGCTCCTGGGCGACGTCCTTGATGTTCTCGGCCAGCCTCAGCACCTGGCCGGCCAGCTCGATGATCGCCTGCCCCGCCGGGGTGATGCGGGTCAGGTGCTTG includes the following:
- a CDS encoding GntR family transcriptional regulator, whose amino-acid sequence is MTSAATEQAANPEVRTLAERVFNQLQDAIVRGELAPGSKITEPGLSRAYGISRGPLREAMRRLESHRLIQRVPHVGARVVQLSMKELLELFDLREALESMAARLAAEHMTPEEVAGLREVLSVHERQADLRRGEAYYQREGDLDFHYQIVLGSHNRMLMGLLCDDLYYLVRLYRTQFSASGTRPQRAFVEHHRIVDAIEAGDAELAELLMRRHVSASRANVVERYAATLEPQESDASR
- a CDS encoding phosphoadenylyl-sulfate reductase — protein: MTAFDPNRFVLEHDQETPKEILRAAYRAFGELTISFSGAEDVVLIDLALKVAPKEDVRVFSLDTGRLHPETYAFIERVRDHYAIDIDVRLPDTEAVQALVGEKGLFSFYRDGHQECCGIRKVAPLRRRLAGLPVWVSGQRRDQSPGTRSSLQIAERDSAFGSEQTPLFKINPLARWTSEDVWTYIRLFDVPYNALHERGYVSIGCEPCTRPTLPGQHEREGRWWWEDQGGKECGLHAVNLAPPASSSA
- the cysB gene encoding HTH-type transcriptional regulator CysB, which translates into the protein MKLQQLRYIWEVSRHNLNVSATAQSLFTSQPGISKQIRLLEDELGVEIFARSGKHLTRITPAGQAIIELAGQVLRLAENIKDVAQEHSDERRGSLSIATTHTQARYALPPVIRDFTQKYPDVALHMQQGTPKQIAQMVSDGQADFAIATESLDLFNDLVLLPCYRWNRCVLVPAGHPLAELETLTLEALADYPLVTYVFGFTGRSQLDDAFRARGLSPNVVLTAADADVIKTYVRLGMGVGIVAHMAVDADQDTDLVALEANHLFESSTTKIGIRRGTFMRGYMYDFLEGFASHLDRDLVDAALAAGPRHEQSLFEDIELPIR
- the pabB gene encoding aminodeoxychorismate synthase component I; protein product: MTPPLEITPLPYHEDPLGYFAVLRDRPGAVLLDSGRPTAPGGRYDILSCDPLARLEVDGDGRIHGDPALADLSPFAAQQALLDRLPAETPESDLPFLGGLIGYWSYDLGQRLEPVAGRARSAVALPASRVGLYDWALIQDHERRESWLVADAARRERVLAWLSGAARPAGGFRLTGPFAAELSREAYLARFRTVQAYIRAGDCYQINLAQRFNAPYEGDLWAAYRRLREATPTPYAGYQAWAGPEGEQAILSLSPERFIECRDGRVETRPIKGTRPRGATPDEDRRLAAELEASLKDRAENVMITDLLRNDLGRVCRPGSVRVPTLCGLESYANVHHLVSVITGELAADRRPMDLLAAAFPGGSITGAPKVRAMQIIDELEPSRRSAYCGSLGYVDVRGRMDTSIAIRSVVAEAGRLHLWGGGGLVADSEGDAEYAETLDKIRHLMRALATPSDEEKWNKEAVSIVNRDIDIQ